In Terriglobia bacterium, the following proteins share a genomic window:
- a CDS encoding TIGR00282 family metallophosphoesterase, which translates to MQILFIGDIFGNAGRRIVHDHLAHVVETNKVELIIANAENSAGGFGVTPSIAEELFGLGCEVLTTGNHVWDKREIIEYFNSANGNPNSQARRVLRPANYAEGVPGVGWYQGVARNGQAYAVINLQGRVFMADNDDPFRKADALLKQITAKIVIVDFHAEATSEKIAMGWYLDGRVTAVLGTHTHVPTADNRVLPKGTAYQTDVGMTGPYDSVIGVEKEQILQRFLFGLPGRFEAAKGDPRFCAVLIDCDESTGRARTIQRLMLGE; encoded by the coding sequence ATGCAGATCCTCTTTATCGGCGACATTTTTGGGAATGCCGGCCGCAGAATCGTCCATGACCACCTGGCGCACGTGGTGGAAACCAACAAAGTGGAGCTGATCATCGCCAACGCGGAGAACTCCGCGGGCGGCTTCGGCGTGACTCCGTCGATCGCGGAAGAGTTGTTTGGCCTGGGCTGTGAAGTGCTGACCACGGGAAACCACGTTTGGGACAAGCGCGAGATCATTGAGTATTTCAATTCCGCCAACGGCAATCCCAACAGCCAGGCGCGGCGCGTGCTGCGTCCGGCGAACTATGCGGAAGGTGTTCCCGGAGTGGGATGGTATCAGGGCGTCGCCCGCAACGGGCAAGCCTACGCGGTGATCAACCTGCAAGGCCGCGTCTTCATGGCGGACAATGACGATCCTTTCCGCAAAGCGGATGCGTTGCTCAAACAAATCACGGCGAAGATCGTGATCGTGGATTTTCACGCGGAAGCCACGTCAGAAAAGATCGCCATGGGCTGGTATCTCGACGGGCGCGTCACCGCCGTTCTGGGCACGCACACTCATGTCCCCACGGCGGACAACCGCGTGCTGCCCAAAGGCACGGCCTACCAGACGGACGTGGGGATGACCGGGCCGTATGACAGCGTGATCGGCGTGGAGAAAGAGCAGATCCTGCAGCGGTTTCTTTTCGGACTGCCCGGACGATTCGAAGCAGCCAAAGGCGACCCGCGATTCTGCGCGGTGCTGATTGATTGCGACGAAAGCACCGGCCGCGCCCGGACGATTCAGCGGCTGATGCTGGGCGAATAA
- a CDS encoding four helix bundle protein: MDTDKHEELKARTKLFALRLIRMSQSLPHSREANVIAQQILRSGTSVGANYRAAGRSRSKAEFIAKLGVVVEEADETVFWLELLSESGLMKASKLMNLLSEANQLLAIFAASRRTARE; this comes from the coding sequence ATGGACACAGACAAGCACGAAGAATTGAAAGCGAGAACCAAGCTTTTTGCGTTGCGGCTCATCAGGATGTCACAGTCGCTCCCGCATTCCCGTGAAGCCAACGTCATTGCCCAACAGATCTTGCGTTCAGGGACGAGTGTGGGCGCGAACTACCGGGCTGCGGGCAGGTCGCGATCGAAGGCTGAGTTTATCGCCAAATTGGGAGTCGTTGTGGAAGAAGCAGACGAAACAGTGTTCTGGCTGGAACTCTTGTCGGAAAGCGGCCTTATGAAAGCCTCCAAGCTCATGAACTTGCTCTCTGAAGCCAACCAATTGCTTGCCATCTTTGCTGCGTCTCGTCGCACGGCGAGAGAATGA
- a CDS encoding FAD-dependent monooxygenase — protein MYDAIVVGARCAGSPVALLLARKGYKVLLVDRTTFPSDMAFSNHFMHQSGSAAMKRMGLLDRLAATGCPPITHDYFNYGEFSLTGPVPPVDGVNTAFAPRRIVLDPILAAGAVEAGAELREGFSVQELLWDNDRVVGIRGRHESGVVTEKARIVVGADGMFSVVAQAVKAPETHTSPGLEGSWYSYWSGVPMKVWHLWLRPNRVVFAYNTNDNLSLIGVAFPARELAEVRTNVEKHHAATSPTICAALTVRDGRWWAMPATRKIPARLPELRMPCAARNGWRKALTPG, from the coding sequence ATGTACGATGCCATCGTAGTCGGCGCCCGTTGCGCCGGGTCGCCTGTGGCCCTGTTGCTGGCCCGCAAAGGATACAAAGTCCTGCTGGTGGACCGCACCACGTTTCCCAGCGATATGGCGTTCTCCAACCACTTTATGCACCAGTCCGGCTCGGCTGCCATGAAGCGCATGGGACTTCTCGACCGTCTGGCCGCCACCGGCTGCCCGCCCATTACGCATGATTATTTCAATTATGGCGAATTCTCCCTCACCGGGCCTGTGCCCCCAGTGGACGGCGTCAACACGGCGTTTGCGCCGCGGCGCATTGTGCTGGACCCCATTCTGGCGGCGGGAGCCGTGGAAGCCGGGGCCGAGTTGCGCGAAGGCTTCTCCGTGCAGGAACTGCTCTGGGACAACGATCGGGTGGTCGGGATTCGCGGCCGGCACGAAAGTGGAGTGGTCACCGAGAAAGCGCGCATCGTGGTGGGCGCCGATGGAATGTTTTCCGTGGTGGCCCAGGCGGTGAAGGCCCCGGAAACCCACACCAGTCCCGGACTGGAAGGCTCGTGGTACTCCTACTGGAGCGGCGTGCCCATGAAGGTCTGGCACCTGTGGCTGCGTCCTAACCGCGTGGTTTTTGCTTACAACACCAATGACAACCTCTCGTTGATCGGCGTGGCATTCCCGGCGCGCGAGCTTGCGGAGGTGCGCACCAACGTGGAAAAACACCACGCGGCCACATCCCCTACCATCTGCGCCGCCCTTACGGTCCGGGATGGGCGCTGGTGGGCGATGCCGGCTACCAGAAAGATCCCTGCACGGCTTCCGGAATTACGGATGCCCTGCGCAGCGCGGAATGGCTGGCGGAAGGCATTGACGCCGGGTTGA
- a CDS encoding ABC transporter substrate-binding protein: MIIENSPTNLDPRVGTDAYSERIAGLIFDSLVRKDDHFVLRPWVAEKWETPDPQTYVFHLRKGIHFHDGRALTSRDVKWTLDSLLNKTVVSLRAAAYRHVSAVEAPDDATLIIRLSEPDATLLWSLSDGAFGIVPYGSGKEVTSKPVGSGPFRFVSQEPDREVILERNDTYWATPAKVARVRFAVVLDTTTRALELRKGSADLTPPNSLTADLVNTLRRERNLAVVREPGTGLVYLAFNLRDPILKDVRVRQALAYAIDRDIILQALFGGYGRLADSVLPPQHWAYSSDVAHYPRSPEKANALLDAAGFPHGPDGVRFHLTMKTSTEETTRILAAVLQQQLREVGIALDIRSFEFGTFYSDITKGSFQLYSLRWVGGSNQDPDIFEYVFYSGSFPPKRANRGYYSNPQVDQLIDEGRKTVDQARRKQIYHDVQQILARELPYIDFWYMDNVMVHSTRVRNVHPQPSGNYDFLTEVEWSR; encoded by the coding sequence ATGATCATTGAGAACAGTCCGACGAACCTTGATCCACGCGTGGGGACAGACGCCTACTCGGAACGCATCGCCGGATTGATCTTTGATTCTCTCGTCCGCAAAGACGATCACTTTGTCCTGCGGCCTTGGGTGGCGGAAAAGTGGGAGACGCCCGATCCGCAGACCTACGTCTTTCATCTGCGCAAAGGGATCCATTTTCACGATGGGCGGGCGCTGACTTCACGCGACGTGAAATGGACGCTGGACTCCCTGCTGAACAAGACGGTGGTCAGCCTGCGCGCTGCCGCGTACCGGCATGTGTCCGCGGTGGAAGCGCCGGACGATGCCACGCTCATCATCCGCCTGAGCGAACCCGACGCGACCCTGCTGTGGAGCTTGAGTGACGGCGCGTTCGGCATTGTGCCTTACGGCAGCGGCAAAGAGGTCACCAGCAAGCCGGTTGGTTCTGGGCCGTTTCGCTTTGTCAGCCAGGAGCCCGACCGCGAGGTAATTCTTGAGCGCAATGACACGTACTGGGCCACGCCCGCCAAGGTCGCCCGCGTACGCTTTGCCGTGGTGCTGGATACCACCACGCGCGCGCTTGAACTGCGAAAGGGGAGCGCTGATCTCACGCCTCCTAACTCGCTCACTGCTGACCTGGTGAACACCCTGCGCCGTGAACGCAACCTTGCGGTGGTGCGGGAACCGGGGACCGGACTGGTGTATCTGGCCTTCAATTTGCGGGATCCCATTCTCAAAGACGTTCGCGTACGCCAGGCGCTGGCCTACGCCATTGATCGCGACATCATATTGCAGGCGCTCTTTGGCGGTTACGGGCGGCTGGCGGACAGCGTGCTTCCTCCGCAGCACTGGGCGTATTCCAGTGACGTGGCCCATTATCCGCGTTCTCCGGAAAAGGCCAATGCCCTGCTCGACGCCGCCGGATTTCCCCACGGCCCGGACGGCGTCCGTTTTCATCTCACGATGAAGACGTCCACGGAAGAGACCACGCGGATTCTGGCTGCGGTATTGCAGCAGCAGTTGCGCGAAGTGGGAATCGCCCTGGACATTCGCAGCTTTGAGTTTGGCACCTTTTATTCCGACATCACCAAGGGTTCGTTCCAACTTTATTCACTGCGCTGGGTGGGTGGCAGCAACCAGGACCCGGACATCTTCGAGTACGTTTTCTATTCCGGCAGCTTCCCGCCCAAGCGCGCCAACCGCGGTTACTATTCCAATCCGCAGGTGGACCAGTTGATTGACGAAGGCCGCAAGACCGTGGACCAAGCCAGGCGCAAGCAGATTTACCACGACGTGCAGCAGATCCTGGCGCGGGAGCTTCCCTACATTGATTTCTGGTACATGGACAACGTGATGGTGCATTCCACGCGGGTGCGCAACGTGCATCCGCAGCCTTCCGGCAATTACGATTTTCTGACCGAGGTTGAGTGGTCGCGCTGA
- a CDS encoding SRPBCC family protein, which translates to MAKVYASSVIDAPPEQVWQYIRDFNSLHTWFPGVTDTKIEGSIPGDKAGCVRNFGLPGGGRMREQLLEFSDQNHSCVYKMLEGAVPMSRYQAGVRLLPVTDAGSTFAELSAEFECAPGMENDVAGFLGSTYKAAFDGLKQHFKRA; encoded by the coding sequence ATGGCGAAAGTCTATGCATCCAGCGTGATTGACGCGCCCCCAGAGCAAGTTTGGCAATACATTCGCGATTTCAATTCACTACACACATGGTTTCCCGGCGTCACCGACACCAAAATTGAAGGCAGCATTCCTGGCGACAAGGCCGGCTGCGTCCGTAACTTCGGCCTGCCCGGCGGCGGGCGCATGCGGGAACAGTTGCTGGAGTTCTCTGACCAGAATCACAGCTGCGTATATAAGATGCTCGAGGGCGCTGTCCCCATGTCCCGCTATCAGGCCGGAGTCCGATTGCTGCCCGTCACCGACGCGGGTTCCACGTTCGCCGAACTCAGCGCGGAGTTTGAATGCGCGCCGGGAATGGAAAATGACGTAGCCGGGTTCCTGGGGAGCACCTACAAGGCGGCTTTCGATGGGCTGAAACAACATTTCAAAAGGGCATGA
- a CDS encoding FAD-dependent monooxygenase has protein sequence MDVAIFGAGIAGLMTAITLRGRGHNCRVFERSRQAHEAGMGFILVPEGIACMEGLGVRLGGVPLERFYYRNSAGDVLHEQAMPLGARSIRRRDLSASLLDALPPDTTITFDAELEHLEFDQQGRVTRAVLSSGEAIRADLYVAADGSHSRARQALFPGWPAPMARVPEIVGLVQCPETVRWAGHNFNKFHSSGGGIALGILPVDADHVVWYLQFDAERFALPHEALNGHPHAPEAKRSFARKLAGDWASPIPHLLQVTNFSRVHLWQPVDTDLVPQFHHGNLALVGDAAHPLSPFTSQGVSSAISDAVVLAREVESSLTADGLSPALERYSAERRQQCQPFVAKGRALMQRFLEPLAQEQVLLPIA, from the coding sequence ATGGACGTTGCAATTTTTGGCGCTGGAATTGCCGGGTTAATGACCGCCATCACGTTGCGCGGACGCGGGCACAACTGCCGCGTTTTCGAAAGAAGCCGCCAGGCCCACGAAGCCGGCATGGGGTTCATCCTGGTTCCCGAAGGCATTGCCTGCATGGAGGGACTCGGCGTGCGCCTGGGCGGCGTGCCGCTTGAGCGTTTTTATTACCGCAATTCCGCCGGAGATGTTCTGCATGAACAGGCCATGCCGTTGGGGGCGCGCAGCATCCGTCGCCGCGATCTGAGTGCGTCACTGCTGGACGCGCTACCGCCAGATACCACCATCACTTTTGACGCCGAGCTGGAGCACCTGGAGTTTGACCAGCAAGGTCGTGTGACGCGCGCCGTCCTCAGTTCCGGCGAGGCGATTCGCGCCGACCTTTACGTGGCTGCCGACGGCAGTCATTCCCGTGCCCGGCAGGCGCTTTTTCCCGGCTGGCCGGCGCCCATGGCGCGCGTGCCGGAGATCGTAGGATTGGTCCAGTGCCCCGAAACCGTACGTTGGGCGGGGCATAACTTCAACAAGTTCCATTCCAGCGGCGGCGGCATCGCCTTGGGAATCCTGCCGGTGGATGCCGATCACGTAGTCTGGTACCTGCAGTTTGACGCCGAGCGCTTCGCCTTGCCTCACGAGGCCTTGAACGGACATCCTCATGCCCCGGAAGCCAAACGCAGCTTCGCCCGCAAGCTGGCCGGCGATTGGGCCTCGCCCATCCCGCATCTGCTGCAGGTGACCAACTTTTCCCGCGTGCATCTTTGGCAACCCGTGGATACCGATCTGGTTCCCCAGTTCCACCACGGCAATCTGGCGCTGGTGGGCGACGCGGCGCACCCGCTTTCACCGTTTACCAGCCAGGGCGTGTCGTCGGCGATATCCGATGCCGTCGTGCTGGCCCGTGAAGTGGAGTCATCGCTCACCGCGGACGGGCTTTCGCCCGCGCTGGAGCGCTATTCCGCCGAACGGCGCCAGCAGTGCCAGCCCTTCGTTGCCAAAGGGCGCGCACTGATGCAGCGTTTCCTGGAACCACTGGCGCAAGAGCAGGTATTGCTGCCCATCGCGTAA
- a CDS encoding DinB family protein, producing the protein MTNPFAAIAADLGRTVARAKPLLMKLNNVDTSTRPSATKWAKKEILGHLMDSASNNQQRFVRAALQGSLTFPGYDQEPLVELQNFREVDWSFLVDLWASYNRFLAHVLAGLPAAAAGITCHIGNNSPATLGWIAEDYVAHMKHHLNQVLGKIFETNYGRKPS; encoded by the coding sequence TTGACCAATCCATTCGCCGCCATCGCCGCCGACCTCGGACGCACCGTGGCGCGGGCCAAGCCGCTACTGATGAAGCTAAACAACGTGGACACCAGCACGCGTCCGTCGGCGACGAAGTGGGCGAAAAAGGAAATCCTCGGCCATCTCATGGATTCCGCATCCAACAACCAGCAGCGTTTTGTGCGCGCCGCTTTGCAAGGCAGCCTGACGTTCCCGGGATACGACCAGGAGCCGCTGGTCGAGTTGCAAAATTTTCGCGAAGTGGACTGGAGTTTCTTGGTGGACCTGTGGGCCAGCTACAACCGTTTTCTCGCGCACGTGCTCGCCGGGCTTCCGGCCGCTGCCGCCGGGATTACGTGCCACATCGGCAACAATTCGCCGGCCACGCTCGGCTGGATCGCTGAAGATTACGTGGCCCACATGAAACACCATCTCAACCAGGTCCTGGGCAAGATATTTGAAACCAACTACGGACGAAAACCGAGCTAG
- a CDS encoding M20/M25/M40 family metallo-hydrolase, translating to MTSMPGKSFSGALPPLSSDQKEIAAILKSRVWYLAETIGERNAFAYPALQNTAEYVENSFKRLGYQVTSQEFTVQTKTVHAKQVRNIIAVIPGSARASEIVVVGAHYDTADECPGADDNSSGVAALLELARLLKDSHPARTIKFVAFVNEELPWFQTENMGSLVYARQARTGKENIVAAISLETIGSYSDQKGSQQYPAGFGLLYPAKGNFISFIGNVSSRATVRQAVRAFRKNAKFPSEGAAVPASVTGVGWSDHWSFWQAGYPAIMVTDTAPFRNNNYHLPGDQADTLDYDRMARVVDGLRYVVQDLAR from the coding sequence ATGACTTCCATGCCGGGCAAGTCTTTTTCCGGCGCGCTGCCGCCGCTCTCCAGTGATCAGAAAGAAATCGCTGCCATCCTCAAAAGCCGTGTCTGGTATCTGGCGGAAACCATTGGCGAGAGAAACGCGTTCGCTTATCCCGCTTTGCAAAACACCGCGGAGTATGTGGAGAACTCTTTCAAGCGGCTGGGCTATCAGGTGACGTCGCAAGAGTTCACCGTGCAGACCAAGACCGTGCATGCCAAGCAGGTGCGCAACATCATCGCCGTGATTCCCGGCAGCGCCAGGGCTTCAGAGATCGTCGTGGTAGGCGCGCACTATGACACGGCGGACGAGTGTCCCGGCGCCGACGACAACTCCAGCGGCGTGGCCGCCCTCCTGGAATTGGCGCGCCTGCTCAAGGACTCGCACCCTGCGCGCACCATCAAATTTGTGGCGTTCGTGAATGAAGAGCTGCCCTGGTTCCAAACGGAAAACATGGGCAGCCTGGTTTACGCTCGGCAAGCCCGCACCGGCAAAGAGAATATTGTCGCGGCAATTTCTTTGGAAACGATTGGTTCTTATTCTGACCAAAAGGGCAGTCAGCAGTATCCCGCGGGATTTGGGTTGCTTTATCCGGCGAAAGGCAACTTCATCAGTTTCATCGGCAACGTGTCTTCGCGAGCGACCGTGAGGCAAGCCGTGAGGGCGTTTCGCAAGAATGCGAAATTTCCGTCGGAAGGTGCCGCGGTCCCTGCTTCCGTCACCGGCGTTGGCTGGTCGGACCATTGGTCATTCTGGCAGGCGGGGTATCCCGCCATCATGGTCACGGACACCGCGCCGTTTCGAAACAACAACTATCACCTCCCTGGCGACCAGGCCGACACTCTCGATTATGACCGCATGGCCCGCGTCGTGGATGGACTCCGATACGTGGTCCAGGACCTGGCAAGATAA
- a CDS encoding SDR family oxidoreductase, which yields MLELAQKIAVITGGGRGIGAGIARRLAALGATVVVCGRTVAHLEDTARQVRSAGGQCEALPCNVADWASVAALAERVHRTFGRLDILVNNAGIACYGQALHRTSLEAWDNTMNTNLRGVFYTIRAFAPLLIASGGGHIVNISSIASKNPLPNAAVYAASKWGLNGLSYSAAEELRGHNIRVSVVCPGSTNTELSPHEGKDPAKMLQPDDIGHVVGMLVTQSPNSFASEVVIRPTMKP from the coding sequence ATGCTGGAACTTGCGCAGAAAATCGCTGTCATCACCGGGGGCGGCCGCGGGATTGGCGCGGGCATCGCCCGGCGGCTGGCCGCCCTGGGCGCAACCGTGGTGGTGTGCGGCCGGACCGTGGCCCACCTGGAAGACACCGCTCGGCAAGTCCGCTCCGCCGGAGGACAATGCGAAGCCCTGCCCTGCAACGTAGCCGATTGGGCTTCCGTGGCCGCGCTGGCGGAGCGGGTGCACAGGACCTTTGGCCGCCTGGACATTCTGGTCAACAACGCCGGAATCGCCTGCTATGGCCAGGCTCTGCACCGGACCTCCCTGGAAGCCTGGGACAATACTATGAACACCAATTTGCGCGGAGTGTTCTACACCATTCGCGCTTTTGCGCCGCTTTTGATCGCCAGCGGCGGCGGGCATATCGTGAACATCTCGTCCATCGCCAGCAAAAACCCGCTGCCCAACGCGGCAGTGTATGCGGCGTCCAAGTGGGGATTGAATGGACTATCTTACTCGGCGGCGGAAGAGCTGCGCGGGCACAACATCCGCGTGTCCGTGGTCTGCCCCGGCTCCACCAACACGGAACTCTCTCCGCACGAAGGCAAAGACCCCGCAAAGATGCTACAGCCCGACGACATTGGCCACGTGGTGGGCATGCTGGTGACGCAGTCGCCCAATTCGTTTGCCAGCGAGGTGGTTATCAGGCCGACGATGAAACCGTGA
- a CDS encoding UbiD family decarboxylase, with protein MAYYNDLREWIAALDRAGELKRIRAEVDPILEITEIADRVSKGAAKKYGRPGGPALLFENVKGANGIPVFINQFGSERRMQMALGVDRLDEIADRIRQLMNMKSPEGFLEKLKMLPMLADMGKFFPRTVETGPCKEVIKKRDFSLLDFPVLQCWPQDGGRFITLPCVITRDPKTGKRNVGMYRIQVYDATTAGMHWQRQKVAAEHYRELLRQGSNKSDENATPSDSGAQAPSPATELTKKRAAVDIMARSGGGSVLAPGDRPSGTMEVAVAIGTEPALTFSAIVPAPPEVEEFIVAGFLRQKPVELVKCETVDLEVPASAEIVIEGYVKLDELRTEGPFGDHTGFYSLEDEYPVLHVTCITHRKDPIYATTIVGKPPMEDAWMGKAVERIFLPLMKLTLPEIVDVNLPVEGVFHNLMIVSIRKSYPGHARKVMNGIWSLGQAMFTKCVVVVDEDVNVQDIGEVVLKVFNNIDPERDIQFTLGPVDSLDHASRLANFGSKMGIDATRKWPAEGFTRPWPNEILMDEKTKALVDKKWKDLGIE; from the coding sequence TTGGCCTATTACAACGACCTGAGAGAGTGGATTGCCGCGCTGGACCGCGCCGGCGAACTCAAACGGATTCGCGCCGAAGTTGATCCCATCCTGGAGATCACCGAAATTGCCGACCGCGTTTCCAAGGGCGCCGCGAAAAAGTACGGCCGTCCCGGCGGACCTGCGCTGCTGTTTGAGAACGTGAAAGGCGCGAATGGCATTCCCGTGTTCATCAACCAGTTCGGTTCGGAGCGCCGCATGCAGATGGCGCTGGGCGTTGACCGGCTAGACGAAATCGCCGATCGCATCCGCCAGTTGATGAACATGAAGTCACCGGAAGGCTTTCTGGAAAAACTCAAAATGCTTCCCATGCTGGCCGACATGGGCAAGTTCTTTCCCAGGACCGTGGAAACCGGCCCGTGCAAGGAAGTCATCAAGAAGAGGGATTTCTCTCTGCTTGATTTTCCCGTGCTGCAGTGCTGGCCCCAGGACGGCGGGCGCTTCATCACCTTGCCGTGCGTGATCACTCGCGACCCGAAGACCGGAAAGCGCAACGTGGGCATGTATCGCATCCAGGTGTACGACGCCACCACCGCCGGCATGCACTGGCAGCGCCAGAAAGTTGCGGCCGAACACTATCGTGAACTGCTGCGCCAAGGCTCCAATAAGAGCGACGAAAACGCGACCCCAAGTGACAGTGGAGCGCAGGCGCCCTCGCCTGCGACTGAACTCACAAAAAAGCGCGCTGCCGTTGACATCATGGCCCGCTCCGGCGGCGGCTCTGTTCTCGCCCCGGGAGATCGTCCCAGCGGGACCATGGAAGTTGCCGTGGCCATCGGTACTGAGCCTGCGCTGACTTTTTCCGCCATCGTGCCTGCGCCGCCGGAAGTGGAAGAGTTCATCGTCGCCGGCTTTCTCCGCCAGAAGCCGGTGGAACTGGTCAAATGCGAAACCGTGGACCTCGAAGTCCCGGCGTCCGCCGAGATCGTCATCGAAGGCTACGTCAAGCTCGACGAGCTTCGCACCGAAGGTCCTTTCGGCGACCACACCGGTTTTTACTCGCTGGAAGACGAGTACCCGGTCTTGCATGTCACCTGCATCACGCATCGCAAAGATCCCATTTACGCTACCACCATCGTGGGCAAGCCGCCCATGGAAGATGCCTGGATGGGCAAAGCCGTGGAGCGCATCTTCCTGCCGCTGATGAAGCTCACGCTGCCGGAAATCGTGGACGTGAACCTGCCGGTGGAAGGCGTGTTTCACAACCTGATGATCGTTTCCATTCGCAAGTCGTATCCCGGACACGCGCGCAAAGTCATGAACGGCATTTGGTCGCTGGGCCAGGCCATGTTTACCAAATGCGTGGTGGTCGTGGACGAAGACGTGAACGTGCAGGACATCGGCGAAGTGGTGCTCAAGGTCTTCAACAACATTGATCCTGAGCGCGACATCCAGTTCACTCTTGGCCCAGTGGATTCGCTGGACCACGCATCGCGTCTGGCGAATTTTGGTTCCAAGATGGGCATTGACGCCACCCGCAAGTGGCCCGCCGAAGGGTTCACTCGTCCCTGGCCCAACGAAATCCTGATGGACGAGAAGACCAAAGCGCTGGTGGACAAGAAGTGGAAAGATCTGGGGATTGAGTGA
- the nuoI gene encoding NADH-quinone oxidoreductase subunit NuoI — translation MSIFRDIYGIAKGMSVTFFEMFQPTIVEDYPNKKLPNEGAVFQERFRGLHVLQRDENGLEKCVACFLCAAACPSNCIYIEAAENTEEHRISGAERYAKVYNIDYNRCIFCGYCVEACPTDAITHGHGFKLATFNASNLVYRKEQLLTKIEPAS, via the coding sequence ATGTCCATATTCCGCGATATTTACGGGATTGCCAAGGGGATGTCCGTAACCTTCTTTGAGATGTTTCAGCCCACCATCGTGGAGGACTATCCCAACAAAAAGCTGCCCAACGAGGGCGCGGTGTTCCAGGAGCGCTTCCGCGGACTGCACGTCCTGCAGCGCGACGAAAACGGCCTGGAAAAGTGTGTAGCCTGTTTCCTGTGCGCGGCGGCGTGTCCTTCGAACTGCATCTACATTGAAGCCGCGGAGAATACGGAAGAGCATCGCATCAGCGGCGCCGAGCGTTACGCCAAGGTCTACAACATTGACTACAACCGCTGCATCTTCTGCGGTTACTGCGTGGAAGCCTGCCCCACTGACGCCATCACCCACGGCCACGGCTTCAAACTGGCCACCTTCAACGCCAGCAACCTGGTGTATCGCAAAGAACAACTGCTGACGAAAATCGAACCGGCGTCCTGA
- a CDS encoding pyridoxal phosphate-dependent aminotransferase, producing MKTQPKKKGMQPKKYEAAMKESYFSDDSVPLDLLRERAFNMRWAQQPAGVIPLTAADPDFAVCPPIQEALVRYVGDGVLSYVPPEGLPSFREAVAEWMRSTRGFECAPEHVFATDSAASGMAVVARACLKPGDEALIPGPVDFLLHHTIELAGAKAVRVAVTRATTPEEFIAGLEAKITPRTRMLWLCNPHNPLGVVYSRQWLQAVAGWAVRRGLRILSDEIWSDIVYEPHRHVATASLAPEIARNTVTVYGFSKNFALAGLRVGCLICSDPAWKKEIVAASDAESTVYGVSVLSQVAVIAALREGRGWLADFVSHLKAQRDYTVERLRQWPGVTVEPPQGTYVIFPNTKSLDEDSERLCTRLRDEAKVALVPGLPRWFGEGSAGHVRICFATSRGILKEAFDRLEPVVEKIAADSR from the coding sequence ATGAAGACGCAGCCCAAAAAAAAAGGCATGCAGCCCAAAAAATATGAAGCAGCGATGAAAGAATCCTACTTCTCAGACGATTCCGTCCCCCTGGACCTGCTGCGCGAGCGCGCGTTCAACATGCGCTGGGCCCAGCAGCCTGCCGGCGTGATCCCGCTCACCGCCGCCGACCCGGACTTTGCCGTGTGTCCGCCGATACAGGAAGCCCTGGTCCGCTACGTCGGCGACGGCGTGCTGAGCTACGTCCCCCCGGAAGGTCTCCCCAGTTTTCGCGAAGCCGTGGCCGAATGGATGCGCTCGACGCGAGGCTTCGAATGCGCGCCAGAGCATGTTTTTGCCACTGACAGCGCCGCTTCCGGTATGGCCGTGGTCGCCCGCGCGTGCCTCAAGCCCGGCGATGAAGCTCTGATCCCCGGGCCAGTGGATTTTCTGTTGCACCATACCATCGAACTCGCCGGGGCCAAGGCGGTGCGCGTTGCCGTCACGCGCGCCACAACGCCAGAAGAATTTATTGCCGGTCTGGAAGCGAAAATCACGCCGCGCACCCGCATGTTGTGGCTGTGCAACCCGCATAATCCCCTGGGCGTGGTGTATTCGCGCCAGTGGCTGCAAGCCGTGGCCGGGTGGGCCGTACGCCGCGGGCTGAGAATTCTTTCCGACGAAATCTGGTCAGACATCGTTTATGAACCGCACCGCCACGTGGCGACGGCATCGCTAGCGCCGGAAATTGCGCGCAACACCGTCACCGTCTATGGCTTTTCCAAGAATTTTGCTTTGGCCGGCCTGCGCGTCGGCTGCTTGATCTGCAGCGATCCCGCGTGGAAAAAAGAAATCGTCGCCGCCTCTGACGCCGAGAGCACCGTCTACGGCGTCTCCGTACTGTCGCAGGTGGCGGTGATCGCCGCGCTGCGCGAAGGGCGCGGCTGGCTGGCGGACTTTGTCTCTCATCTCAAAGCCCAGCGCGACTACACCGTCGAACGGCTGCGCCAGTGGCCGGGCGTAACCGTAGAGCCTCCGCAAGGGACGTACGTGATCTTCCCCAATACCAAGAGCCTGGACGAAGACTCTGAGCGCCTATGCACCCGTCTTCGCGACGAAGCCAAAGTTGCGCTGGTCCCCGGGCTGCCACGCTGGTTCGGCGAAGGATCGGCGGGCCATGTGCGAATTTGTTTTGCTACTTCCCGCGGAATTCTCAAAGAGGCGTTTGACCGACTGGAGCCAGTGGTGGAGAAGATTGCCGCAGATTCGCGCTGA